The DNA region TGAATGTGGCTCTGATTGAAGAGCCTCTGAAGGATTGTCAGTCTTCAAGATTCTGTGCTCAagttctgaagattctgaagaacaAGATCTAAAGACTCCAAAGATCGGGTTCTTGTGTCAAAACTCTGAAGACCGAGGTTCTGAAGATTATCTTAACTAGTCTattgatccttctaagcatgcttcaacatcatttcatcagaAGCCTTTAAAtattagaagataagatcaaaaggttttgcgtCAGAAAAATAGTACACAGTTCATGATCACCCTTCCCCTTACTACgctgattttgtgggctaagaACTGTATTATTGTATCATTTTGTCTCCTATATGCAAATCGTTATACAAAGAGACAACTGCAATTTtctattccaattctaccctccaacGGATCTTTTAACTTCCTATATAAAAGGAGACTTGGAATATTGGAAGAAGTTGTTAATGCTCACGCTATTGTTCATACACACGCTTTTGTTGAAGTATATATTTTTATGTGTATAGTCTTTGTAAACACACATAGAGTTTTTGCTCGTTATTGTGTGAAGAAATTCATTATACTTAACTTATGTTAATATGTTTTCTTATAAGAATTATTGTAAACACATATTTGTAAATCTCAAAGTTGTTTGAGTGATTTCattgagtgactaggttttagtcagataAATCCAAGACAAAGACTGTTATGGGTATTGACTCATATTGTGAAGATTATTATAGGTCTTATTGGGTATATTGCATATTGTGGAGATTATTATGGGTATTGTTAAGTATGTCGTAGATTGTGGAGATTATTATGGATAAGTAACTGTGAGGCGTGGGGCTTCAGGGGTATTATTGTAAACCGAGCTCTAGTATTATATATTTCTTGTAATActataattttaattcaatagACAAAAATAAAGGGCACTATAGTGGCTATATAATCGCGAAAATATGCACCATCGACCGGATTACACTAATAAATATTGATATTGCTCATTGTCTTTTACTTTCTTTTATCTTTAATTTTCTTTAGTGGTTGTTGTTCTAACATTTTTTTTTTAATGTATGAGAATAAATTCAAATATCCAACAAATTTGTCTATATTAATGGGCGAATCAAACTTAAAACTTAACATATTCTCAGAGACTTTTAAAATTTATCTGTGCAACCATAACCAAATTATTTTCATCTTCATGTAGGTGAAATGATTATTTCAACCAAGGATCCGATTAGATCGAGGGCTTCATATCGATTCGATTTTAACTAAATACACATTGAAtattgtttttaacaaaattgAATAAAGATATATATAAAACTTGATGATAAATGAATACAAGCAATTACCAAACAAACTACATGTTACCCATGTGGGACTCCCCATCATtgacaaaaaaaaaaaactaaataaagGATACCTCACCTATTTTCTATCCACTCCTAAACAAAGAAAAACCACAAATCTAAGAACATTAAGACATGACATGATTCATGATTTTCATCTAACATTCACTAGAACACCTTAGTGGCCTAGACATGAGTCTCCATAACTTCTTATTTGATAACTCAAATCTTTGCAAAGAACTATTTGATGCATCTCCACATATCTTTTCTTTAGGCATTCCAATCTCCTTTGCTAGCTTCTCTCCTTCACTTTGAACATTAATTACATCATCAAAACAAATGTATCTACCATAAGCATTTCCGTTCATTTCCTTGAACACACATTCATGAGCTTCAGCTACTTTTTTTACATCAATTGTTGCTAGTAAACCATTTGCATACATTTCTTGTGATCCTGCATTTGCATTTTCAATTTTTAGATTCTAATAGTAAGTACCTAGTGTAAGATTAGACAATGATTTTGGTTACATAGTACCTTTGAGATAAGCAATTGTTGATGTTGGATTCCTAGGACAAAATTCAGGTCCTGTGATAAGTGCTGGACAAATGGTAGTGAGTTTTAAACCTTTCTCTTTGGCTATTCTCCAAGCTGCCTTCTCTGCCCTCATCTTGCCTAATGCATACCATAGCTGCCATATAAATAAAAGTAGTATTTTAAAAATCGGACCGAAATCCAATAGGTAATACCTTCAAATTTTAGTTCAACCAATCACTGTTTTGGAAATCAGCTCGACCATCGACCTGACAAGATTATAAGAGTCAAGGTCGATGGTCGAACTAGAGAGTTACTAGTTGAACCGCATGACTCATTCAAATAAAATCAAATGATTGATCTCGATAATAGAGTTGTATAAGGGTTGAATTTACCTTTTTGTTTACGCAGAGTGACTCATTGCTCCAAGATTCATGATTAATAATTGGAGTAAGATTTGAGTTTACATTTTCTTGCCAAATACAAGCAGCTAGTGATGATGTGAATACACATCTTTTAATTGAAGGTGTTCTTGCACATGCTTCCATCACATTTTCTGCTGCATTCGCTTCAATCTCA from Lathyrus oleraceus cultivar Zhongwan6 chromosome 1, CAAS_Psat_ZW6_1.0, whole genome shotgun sequence includes:
- the LOC127119497 gene encoding cinnamoyl-CoA reductase-like SNL6; translation: MGVVGTCETKRSELIAFHRNLVATAGIHRRKDDEGLRKNKYFSSLDEDDEEKRTTLVCVTSGVSYLGLALVNHLLVLGYSVRITIDNPDEIEKLREMERYEESNLEIIMAKLSDVDSLVKAFEGCRGVFHTSAFTDPAGLSGYTKSMAEIEANAAENVMEACARTPSIKRCVFTSSLAACIWQENVNSNLTPIINHESWSNESLCVNKKLWYALGKMRAEKAAWRIAKEKGLKLTTICPALITGPEFCPRNPTSTIAYLKGSQEMYANGLLATIDVKKVAEAHECVFKEMNGNAYGRYICFDDVINVQSEGEKLAKEIGMPKEKICGDASNSSLQRFELSNKKLWRLMSRPLRCSSEC